A region of Haliotis asinina isolate JCU_RB_2024 chromosome 7, JCU_Hal_asi_v2, whole genome shotgun sequence DNA encodes the following proteins:
- the LOC137290879 gene encoding uncharacterized protein codes for MTTPTPTASTGVGEIPGAVKLALPLVAGCLAIVVILLVLKRCDCWGRTCKKKKTREKEKEDTEVRSMLHPPMSAPNPNSHMNHHHPYRSSHAMFQNRGQFTITPDRPLPSTPPPPPCSHGHRNAYSLSRDVTGNCVTNADYGDSVTGHRQNQHKCRLGNHDYMTMSSSKSASCCNKIPKGSYITARHDISRVPVNVCAPILRTTADSECKEQYRHIFSQLSCKQPHQSDVRHHRADTVPLTNMYSNSTLSLPDRLQCAEIPVGPFVSRQTHKEPSMDEAIAQTISSESFEDLASFSGAWWHAQSEDSEDGKDAPHLPRKRCQSFPRHMHTTGATYVTMSSEKLPRSHTMEGEYVTLPPVHPRRPCDSYITSGQKMRSQSLRRSGIQNKTSGHLSAVRKESHTSLPPPPPCLMAHDYINAKAVSHF; via the exons GTGCCGTGAAGCTGGCTCTGCCTCTTGTAGCAGGATGCCTGGCCATCGTTGTCATCCTCCTCGTCCTGAAACGATGTGACTGCTGGGGCAG gaCTTGTAAGAAAAAGAAGACGAGGGAGAAGGAGAAGGAAGACACAGAGGTGAGGTCAATGCTACATCCGCCTATGTCAGCTCCAAACCCCAACAGTCACatgaatcatcatcacccctacCGCAGCAGTCACGCCATGTTTCAGAATCGTGGACAGTTCACGATAACCCCTGACAGGCCTCTGCCGagtaccccaccaccaccaccttgTTCCCACGGGCATAGAAACGCTTATAGTCTTTCTCGTGACGTCACGGGCAACTGCGTTACGAACGCTGATTACGGGGACAGTGTTACTGGTCACAGACAGAATCAACACAAATGCCGACTCGGTAACCATGACTACATGACAATGTCGTCTAGTAAAAGTGCATCGTGTTGCAATAAAATACCAAAGGGCAGTTACATCACCGCACGACATGACATCTCCAGAGTTCCTGTGAACGTCTGCGCTCCAATCCTGAGGACGACAGCGGATTCCGAGTGTAAAGAACAGTACCGCCATATATTTAGTCAGTTGTCATGTAAACAACCACATCAGTCAGACGTGAGACACCATAGAGCCGACACTGTTCCTCTCACGAACATGTATTCAAATTCAACCCTTTCTCTGCCAGACAGACTACAGTGTGCGGAAATACCAGTCGGACCTTTCGTTTCAAGGCAGACACACAAAGAACCATCCATGGATGAGGCAATTGCACAGACGATATCGAGCGAATCCTTTGAAGATCTGGCGTCCTTCTCAGGAGCATGGTGGCATGCACAGTCTGAAGATTCAGAAGATGGAAAGGATGCACCACATTTGCCAAGGAAGCGTTGCCAGTCTTTCCCGCGCCATATGCATACGACGGGAGCCACCTACGTAACCATGAGCTCTGAAAAACTGCCGAGGTCGCACACGATGGAGGGGGAGTACGTGACGCTGCCTCCAGTGCACCCTCGACGCCCATGTGACAGCTATATAACCAGCGGCCAGAAGATGAGAAGTCAGTCTCTGAGACGTTCGGGAATACAGAACAAGACCAGTGGTCATCTCTCTGCGGTCAGGAAGGAATCACATACATCACTACCGCCTCCACCTCCATGTTTAATGGCACATGACTACATCAATGCCAAGGCAGTCTCGCATTTTTAG
- the LOC137291489 gene encoding multiple epidermal growth factor-like domains protein 6 has product MDWSIRWVYVILALTCVEYIKTEREGDCKPGTFGWQCKFSCACRHGACDASTGYCGSGCRAGRYGAGCQLDSTCIYDRYGVNYTGDVTSASRGRTCLRWSDPYVLQQGYTREKFPVGDEPHNYCRNPRAFNGNYADHPWCYIADGAARSFAVCDLIVACECPVGMFGQACELFCHCNDTQSGCDKVTGLCASGCAAGWTGMDCQTECMSGKYGAGCKETCGHCYGRSCDHVTGECPGGCTEGYQGQKCLETCTRDTYGRNCRLKCGNCSHQEPCHQKTGNCFRGCAEGYMGDKCVQTCPPGRYGRECVHVCDRCPLYTWCHHVTGECIRTSKAKAVDASTTLLIPLIVGSVLILIGLLITVFCVIWIHRRVCTTRQTLQVQEDSPGMTTPEEDVTLLSMSVDKREDPEGQADVQHLTDDVNHNERCA; this is encoded by the exons ATGGATTGGTCCATACGCTGGGTGTATGTGATCCTTGCGTTGACCTGCGTGGAGTACATCAAGACGGAAAGGGAAGGAG ACTGCAAGCCGGGGACATTTGGTTGGCAATGCAAGTTTTCCTGTGCCTGTCGCCATGGAGCCTGTGATGCATCCACAGGCTACTGTGGCTCCGGCTGCCGTGCAGGGCGATATGGAGCTGGTTGTCAGTTAG AttctacatgtatatatgaccGGTATGGAGTTAACTACACCGGGGATGTCACCTCTGCAAGCAGAGGCAGAACATGTTTGCGATGGTCCGATCCCTATGTCCTACAGCAAGGCTACACTAGGGAGAAGTTCCCGGTTGGCGACGAGCCCCACAACTACTGCAGGAACCCAAGGGCGTTCAATGGAAACTATGCAGACCACCCCTGGTGCTACATAGCTGACGGTGCTGCCAGATCCTTTGCTGTTTGTGATCTCATCGTCGCATGTG AGTGTCCAGTGGGCATGTTCGGCCAGGCGTGTGAATTGTTCTGTCACTGTAATGATACCCAGAGCGGTTGTGACAAGGTCACGGGTCTATGTGCGTCAGGATGTGCCGCTGGCTGGACAGGGATGGACTGTCAAACGG aATGCATGAGTGGAAAGTACGGCGCTGGCTGCAAAGAAACATGCGGACACTGCTATGGACGGTCGTGCGACCACGTGACAGGGGAATGTCCTGGCGGTTGTACGGAGGGCTACCAGGGACAGAAATGTCTAGAAA CGTGTACACGTGACACGTATGGACGTAACTGCAGACTGAAGTGTGGGAACTGTTCTCACCAGGAACCTTGTCATCAGAAGACTGGCAACTGCTTCCGGGGATGCGCAGAAGGTTACATGGGAGATAAATGTGTACAAA CATGCCCTCCAGGGAGATACGGACGTGAGTGTGTGcatgtctgtgacaggtgccctttatacacctggtgtcatcatgtGACTGGAGAATGCATAAGAACTTCTAAAGCGAAGGCAGTTGACGCATCAACAACATTGCTGATACCGCTCATAGTCGGGTCTGTCTTAATACTGATTGGTCTCCTGATCACAGTCTTCTG CGTTATATGGATCCACCGCCGAGTGTGCACGACCAGACAGACGCTACAAGTACAGGAAGACAGTCCTGGGATGACCACGCCTGAGGAAGACGTCACGTTGCTGTCGAT GTCCGTTGACAAGAGAGAGGACCCCGAGGGTCAGGCTGATGTACAGCACTTGACAGATGATGTGAATCACAACGAGAGATGCGCCTGA